The sequence ataaagtgagcactgtatgctttgaattctgtgttgtaactgaaatcaatatatttgaaaatgtagaaaacatccaaaaatattgaaataaatggtattctattcttCGTTATctgtgtgattaattgcaattaatttttttaatcgcaccattaatctcgattaatttttttaatcgcttgacagccctagtttctaGGCATCTAAGTTAGGTGTTGTGATGCTCACTGTCACAATTCCTAAGTCCCTTTGGTGGAGTCCATGTCCACCCTGACTTTCTAAGTGATCTtaggtaaatcacttaatctacactgtgactcagttccccacctgtaaaatggggtataCTTTACTTTACAAGTGTGTTGGGAGGATACATTTCATTAATGACCATGAGACAGTCAGACAGCAAGATGAAGGGGACCATATAAGTATCTAGACAGACAGTCTGCCATTTTGAAAGAAGTTAAGGTTATTAAGCACTCAAATGCCATTAATGTCATTGGGAGatgggcacctaacttccatgtgtacctttaaaaatctattgCATAAAGATTTTGGAAAACCCAAATAAATTATAGGGCTTTAGCTAACATTTATTAACTAGACAGAAACTGTAATCCCCAGCATCCCCTTGGCTTCTTTCATTCAAAAATGAGCATCGTCTTCATGATTTTACAGCCTTAAAGAACACTTACCTTTCTTCAGCGTATACTGTATATTACAcatatttgtctgtatttccTGTATTTCACCTGTTATTTCCTTCAGATCCCCCTCTAcatctgtcaaggctgaatcccaactctgtcactccaagtgcagaagtggggcctgcaaggattttaaaaaataatacttgccactccaggcttgtattaaactcccaaggttaactaccaagagggattttacagttaactgtctggctgggtgtccatcaaaggaagctatccctctccccccttTGTGTATCACAACATTCCTGGaggaataccatctgatcctgtgCTTTATTATGCCAGAGTTTCTCAATTTGTTCCATTACTTCACCCTCAGAGGCATCAGCTTTTCCCAGTTCCAAACCCCAAATTATAATCCTTCCTATATTAATAAAATCTACAGCTAAACTATTTACATCCTTGTACAAGCCACCCCTTTACACACACCTAGGccctgaggatctcaaaacacaAAGAGAAATAACTGTGGAGCAGATATTACCCCATAGCCCAGTGCTACTGATAGGGGGAAGGTGGTACAGAGAGTTGAAgccccagatcttcaaagatatgTAAGCACCTGTCATTGAAGTCATTAAGAATTAGACACCTAAACACCTTGGAGGATCTGAGTTCAAGTAGGGTTTAAGTTTCACAGACAGCAAATGTGGAAAATCAGGACAgcgggtgggggtaataggagcctatataagaaaaagaccccaaaatcgggactgtccctataaaattgggacatccgGTCAGCCtaggcttaagtgacttgcccgaggccACATTGGAAAGACTGTGGCAGGGCTCGCAAGAGCTCTTCTGATTGCCTGTCCTGCAAGTTAGCCCCCAGACATCGCCACCGAGGGGGCGATGGCAGAAGGATGATGCCGGGCCCCCGGGCGGCGGGCGCACGCGGGCTGAAAGCGCAGGGGACGGGGCTCAGCGCCCGGCTCTGGCCTTTCCGGTGCCCGAGACCCAAGGCACGTGGGCCAGTCACCCAGGATCAGCCCGCTCCCCGCTGAGGGCCGCCCCCGCGGAAGCCCGGGCGTGGGAGGGCCCCTGAAAGGGCCCCTCTGCTCGGACTCGTCGggtgcaccccctcccccccagcccccacgcAGGCCAGCAAGCGGGGGAGCGGGCAGGTGACGGCTGCCGGGGCGGGGCCCCGCGGGGAGGAGGAGCCGCTGCAGGCGCGGCGCGGCCTGgcgcggcggcggggggggacgGCGCGCTACCCCGGCAGCATGTTTGGGATGATCAGGAACTCCCTGTTCGGGTCGGTGGAGGGGTGgccctgccaggtgctgagcagaGGGGAGAAGGTAGGAGCGGGCTGCCCGGGAGGAattgcccccgccccctcccagagATCTGCCccggagtttgggggcagggtgaCTGGGTTGGGGTGTTACACGGGGATGCGccttctccccccccagccccccggacGCCTCTGCCCTCCGTGTAAGCTGCCTAGCAGGGAAGCGTGTGCCCCTCCTTCCCCTAATCATCCAGTTCCTGGGGGTTGACACACACAAAGAAGCTGCGGGCAGTGAGTCGGGGTCCTTTTCTTTCACCCCAAGTTTGCTCACGCCTAAGCCTCCAGTAGTCCCGCTTGTTGGTGTTGTCAGTATGGGCCTTTTCCCCCTGGGTGTGCAGCCCCAGCACCAATCACCCTGCACAGACGTCCAGGAGGTGACttatttctccttcctttttaaaGGAATTATGTCACTGCCATTGCACAACTGGCCAAGTTGCAGATAGCGCCTGCTTCCAGTGTTTTGGGCGTGgaggcctgcctgcctgccttatCTCTGCACGGGGTGCACTCTTGTCAAACAGGGCTTCAGAGGATTAAGCTAATGTAGCAAACGCTGAGAAACTATGGCCTTACATTGTGACCCTCTTTCTGGCTGATATCCATTGCTGTGAACTGTATCCATGCAAGGAGAGAGTGTTCTGGTTTTCCCtgttccacccccccacccccaaaacacatGTGCGCACTCATGCATACACACACTTGCCTATCAAGTTCTACCACTCCTCTCTTAATATCTTATGCACACCAGAGAATCAGCAGGGCGTTGAGTCCTCAGTGGATAGTAATGTGAAAGTAGCTGGTCTGCTCAGGTCTTTCCTTGTTCAGAATCCAACTTGCTCATTGTTCCAAAAGAACTCCAATGTGATCTGTTAAGGCTTGCTGCTGTGTGTAACTGATTTGATCTGCATTTAGATGATGATGGTGCTTCCCAGGGGTGCAGGGTGGATAGGGGAGCCTTCACTTGCAGGGCTGCTCCAACGGGAGCAAGGTGACCTAGCACGTTTAATTCGCCCGTGCCTTTCAAGTCTAGGTTACGTTGTCCTGTTCTATCTCCATTTTGTTTTCCCTGCCCCCATCATCATTGGTACCACAAATGGTGGTTAACCCCACATTGAGATCTGCTCTGTTGCAAAGACATGATGACATCTGAGCTGTTTGTTACACGCTGCTAAGTAGGCCACCAGGAGAGAGGCAGGAAGTGTTTCCACTCAGGAGAGAGACTGACAACTCCATGGTCAGTCTCTCTCCACCTAACATTGAAACTGGTCTTTGCATAGGGGGGTTatgtggagaggggtggggggcagtgtatGTTCCTAGGATCTAATTTCCCCCAGAGAGGCAATTTCCTTGAGGTGAGAAGCGTTGCATCTCTCAGGTGAATGTGTTATCTGCCTGTGTTCTCTTTCCAGGAGGAGGTAACCTATGAAGAAAGGGCATGCGAAGGTGGGAAATTTGCTACAGTGGAGGTAGCTGGGAAACAATTTGATGAGGCCTCCAAGGAAGCGGTGCTCAAGCTTCTGAAATACGTGGGAGGAACCAATGATAAGGGTCAGAAACTTTGCAGACCTCCTTTGTTCAACTTCTAGTTTCATCTTGTCTGTGGGAAGGATTTGTAATTGTATTTTCTAAAGGACATTCTAAGTGGTTTCTTAGGGGAACTCCCAGCATGTAGGCATATGGTGTGTGGGTTTTGTGCCTTAACTCACTGTATGTGCGGGGGACCCACCCTTTTATGTGGTGATGGCAGAGATTACCTTTGTAGCTTTTATCTTAGCTAGTGTAATTGCACAGGCTAGTCTAATTAATAATAAagtgtaataaataataaacttgCTTTATGTAAGTACGTACATTAATTTCCAATTTTCATCGTACTAAGCAAGGTGCTTCAGTAATATCCCACAACaagagtgtggggggagggtcacaGAGTAATTACAAGTCACCTAAAAATGCTCCTGCATCTTTCCCAGATGTCTGAGGAAGGCAGGTGTACAGACTCCAGTAGCACATGGCAGGAAGAGGGGGAATGAATGGAAGAGGAAGCAGGTTGCAGTTCTGGAAAGAACAGCAATTGCACCAGCACAAAGTTAGTAAGTGTGGTGATGAGGGAAGGTACCTCTAGCCATAATCCATAGCACTGAAATGAGAAGTACTGCAGCTAAGTGTATGAACAGGTAAGAGAGCACTGCcaggacagagcactggactgggactcaggagagctgggttctatccctagcttgaccactggcctgctgcatgaccttgggtaagtcacttcacctctctgtgccccagcaTCCCtgtctgtaagatggggataatgaccctgagctttgagatctactgatgaaaagtgctgtatgaCAGCTAGATCGTTGTTGTtattctgctgcttctctttgaGTGATTTGAGGTTTCACAACCAGTGACAGCCtggagagaaggaaaaacaatCATCTCCTGTGCGAGTTGTAGTCATAATGTGCTGGATATACCTTCTGAGAACAACAAATTAATAGCTTACCATGTTGGGGTGGGATCACACACAGTCCTGGACGGAGCTAGAACAGCTCAGAGTTCTGAGTCATTGGCTCCCGCAGGGAGTGTTTTGTGCTGCCCCAGCTGAGGCTCGTAGGCtgcttcatgcttcagggcctaCACTGATTACCAGGTGGAGTCAGTGAGAAATTTCCCACAGTTGAGTTCATCACAGAATTTTTAACTATCCATAAAGCATCTGTCACTGGCTACTGAAGGACACAGGATCCTGACCCAGATCGGTCGCTGGTCTGTCTCATTATTGAAACTCCTGTGCTGTTagggtttgattttcagaggtgctgagccccggCAGCTCCTGCTGATTTCACTCTGAGTTGtgaatgttcagcatctctgaaaatccgGCCCCTAATGCTTAGTTTCTCAAGGGCTTGGACTCTGCTTGTAATACCTCTGTCTGTATCTGCCTTAGGGGTTGGGATGGGCATGACTGCGCCAGTTTCCATCACTGCCTTTCCTGGTGAGGACGGCTCTTTACAGCAGAAAGTGAAGGTCTCACTCCGGATTCCGAGCCAATATCAGGACAGCCCTCCCCGTCCTGGTGATGAGAGCATTCAGATTGAAGAGCGAGAAGGAATCACCATTTACTCCACGTAAGGGGCAGATCTCAGTGTTCCCAGGCAGCTGGAAAGTGTTGGGGTTTGGATGCCCTAAAGAACAGGGTGCTCTAAAGAATATAGTTATGTTTGCCAGCTGACTCATCATTGGTTATAGATTTGTGTGCCACAGTGGAAGATTGAGGGAGCCTACTACACATAACAAAAAAGCTTCCCCCTTAACGTTGTTCATGTTTCAGCACAAAGCAAACGGAATTCTTTTAACTTTCAAAGCAAATGTAGTGTCTGTGAAAGATGGCAGCTTGCAGTCCTGGAGATGAGAGTGGTCTCTGTATGTAACACGGACACTATCAGTGCAAGTTTCTTTTTCACACCAGTGAAGTGGGGATGAGACTGATGACAAAGGGAGTGAACAGTCAAGTAGCAAAGTTTGGAGGTgatacaaaattaatcaagatagttaagtccaaagttgactgaaaagttacaaagggatttcacaaaactgagtgacagggcaacagaatggcagatggaAATGCAACATTGATgagtgcaaagtaatgtacattggaaaaaataatcccaactacacatatataatgatggggtctaaattagccgttactactcaagaaagagattttggagtcatcacAGATAGTGAAACCTTTAGCTCAATGCGcatcagcagtcaaaaaggctaacaacgTTAGGAACTATTAGAAAAGTGATAGAAaattagacagaaaatatcatgataCCATTATGTAAATCCAAGGTgagcccacaacttgaatactgtgtgcagttctggttgccccgtCTCAAACAGGATATTGTGGCACTGGAAAAGATGTAGAGAAAGGCAATAAAGATGATTacgggtatggaacggcttccatacaaggagaaaCTAAAAAGATTGGGGCTGTTGAGCTTATCAAAGAGATGATTAAGGAgagacatgatagaggtctataaaatcatgatcggtgtggagaaagtgaatagagaagagttatttacccttgcccacaatacaaaaaccagaaGCCACCAGATGAACTTGATGGCAGCAGCAGGCTTAATACAAACAAGGAGTACTTTTTCATGTgatgcacaattaacctgtggaacttattgccaggggatatcgtaatggccaaaagtataactgggttcaaaaaagaattagataagtacTTGGAGGATAGCCACTGATTaacctattagccaagatggtcagggacacaagtctagagatcacagtggtccttccTACCTTAACGTCTGAGTCTATGAGGCCCATGCTCAGAGCAACCCTATACCTCTGACTGCCAaagccaggaggggaagatggGTGGATTTCTCCAAAATAGTCCTGTTCCGTACACTCCACCTGAAGCTGTGGTACTGACACTGttggaaacaggatactgggctagatgggtcactggtctgacccagtctggcaacTCTTATGCTCTTAAAGTGGCATATTAGTGCAATAGTGGTgatagcggcaaagagtcctgtggcaccttgtagactaaaGACATatgggagcataagctttcgtgggtgaatacctgcttcgtcggatgcatgacacccacgaaagcttatactccaaTACATCTGCtagtctataaagtgccacaggactcttcgccgctcttacagatccagactaacacagctacccctctgatagtgGTGATAATTTGTGTGAATAC is a genomic window of Lepidochelys kempii isolate rLepKem1 chromosome 1, rLepKem1.hap2, whole genome shotgun sequence containing:
- the HEBP1 gene encoding heme-binding protein 1, producing MFGMIRNSLFGSVEGWPCQVLSRGEKEEVTYEERACEGGKFATVEVAGKQFDEASKEAVLKLLKYVGGTNDKGVGMGMTAPVSITAFPGEDGSLQQKVKVSLRIPSQYQDSPPRPGDESIQIEEREGITIYSTQFGGYAKEEDYVNYAAKLRSALGSEAAYHKDFYLCNGYDPPMKPYWRRNEVWFVKE